Proteins from one Hoplias malabaricus isolate fHopMal1 chromosome 2, fHopMal1.hap1, whole genome shotgun sequence genomic window:
- the cnga2b gene encoding cyclic nucleotide gated channel subunit alpha 2b, producing the protein MSWSGVCDRSTSAPELCNKYVVECNQILRLYVCLCVCRMTGQAAVERSLSSHRLSVRTTLEEEPDRAETTVSRTQSVCDGDDDTSSELQRVAALETQDTASRNSFRGRGALSRLVNLVVTLREWAHRSLMEEEERPDSFLERFRGPEFRAPTSQGGKDQPEGSKDKKKQTLKEKWEGFVISQSDDAYYYWLFFIAMAVLYNWVLLVARACFDDLQTECYIVWLVLDYVCDTIYILDSCVRLRTGFLEQGLMVKDQAKLRDNYIRTFQFKVDVLSIVPTDLIYIVTGINTPQLRFNRLLRFSRMFEFFDRTETRTNYPNTFRILNLILYILVIIHWNACIYYAISKSLGIGSDDWVYPNITDTQYGTLTRCYVYCFYWSTLTLTTIGEMPPPVKDEEFVFVVFDFLVGVLIFATIVGNVGSMIANMNATRAEFQARIDAVKHYMHFRKVSRNLETRVIKWFDYLWTNQKAVDEHEVLKNLPDKLRAEIAINVHLDTLKKVRIFQDCEAGLLVELVLKLRPQVYSPGDYICRKGDIGKEMYIIKEGQLAVVADDGVTQFALLTAGGCFGEISILNIRGSKMGNRRTANIRSIGYSDLFCLSKDDLMEAVTEYPDAQKVLEERGREILKKQGLLDESAAVGGLGEIDMEEKVERLDTSLDILQTRFARLLGEFTTTQRRLKQRITALERQLCHTGLGLLSDNEVEGETDQVVTHTHADVHTHSETHIRTSPSIDSKSVASSRPEPKTEP; encoded by the exons atgagttggagtggtgtttgtgatcgttcaacatcagcacctgagcTCTGTAATAAGTATGtggttgaatgcaatcaaatcctccgtctgtatgtgtgtttgtgtgtgtgcagaatgACGGGTCAAGCTGCAGTAGAGCGGTCTCTTTCTTCACACCGTCTGTCAGTCAGGACCACCCTGGAGGAGGAACCGGACAGAGCAGAGACTACAGTAAGCAG gACTCAGTCAGTTTGTGATGGAGATGACGACACCTCTTCTGAGCTCCAGCGTGTGGCGGCTCTCGAGACTCAAGACACAGCGTCCAGAAACTCCTTCAGGGGCAGAGGAGCACTATCCAG GCTGGTGAATTTGGTGGTGACTCTGAGGGAATGGGCTCACAGAAGtctgatggaggaggaggagcgaCCGGACTCCTTCCTTGAGCGATTCCGAGGCCCCGAGTTCAGAGCTCCCACCAGCCAAGGAGGGAAAGACCAGCCAGAAGGCAGCaaagacaaaaagaaacaaacccTTAA AGAAAAGTGGGAGGGATTTGTCATATCTCAGTCTGATGATGCGTATTATTATTGGCTGTTCTTCATCGCCATGGCAGTGCTCTATAACTGGGTCCTCTTGGTTGCCAG AGCATGCTTTGATGATCTACAAACTGAGTGCTACATAGTGTGGCTGGTTCTTGATTACGTCTGTGACACCATTTACATACTAGACTCATGCGTGAGACTAAGGACAG GATTTCTGGAACAGGGTCTGATGGTGAAAGACCAAGCCAAGCTGAGAGACAACTATATCCGAACCTTCCAGTTCAAAGTAGACGTCCTCTCCATTGTGCCTACAGACCTGATTTACATTGTCACAGGGATCAATACGCCTCAGCTCCGCTTCAACCGCTTGCTCCGTTTCTCTCGCATGTTTGAATTCTTTGATCGCACTGAGACACGTACCAATTATCCCAACACTTTCCGCATCCTAAACCTGATCCTCTACATCCTGGTCATCATCCACTGGAACGCATGCATCTACTATGCCATTTCCAAGTCACTGGGGATTGGGTCAGATGATTGGGTGTATCCTAACATTACAGACACACAGTACGGAACGCTGACGCGTTGCTATGTCTACTGTTTCTACTGGTCCACACTAACACTTACCACCATTGGAGAAATGCCTCCCCCAGTAAAGGATGAGGAGTTTGTTTTTGTGGTCTTTGATTTTCTAGTTGGTGTGCTGATCTTTGCCACAATTGTCGGTAACGTGGGTTCCATGATTGCCAACATGAACGCCACAAGGGCAGAGTTCCAAGCACGGATTGATGCTGTTAAACACTATATGCATTTCCGCAAGGTCAGCCGCAACCTCGAGACACGTGTCATCAAGTGGTTTGATTACCTCTGGACCAATCAGAAAGCTGTTGATGAACATGAGGTGCTGAAGAACCTTCCTGATAAGCTGCGTGCAGAAATTGCTATCAATGTCCATCTGGACACGCTTAAGAAGGTTCGTATCTTTCAAGACTGTGAGGCTGGACTGTTAGTGGAGCTGGTTCTAAAACTGCGCCCCCAAGTGTATAGCCCTGGTGACTACATCTGCAGGAAAGGCGATATAGGGAAGGAAATGTATATCATCAAGGAGGGACAACTGGCTGTGGTGGCAGACGATGGTGTTACACAATTTGCACTGCTCACTGCTGGAGGGTGCTTTGGAGAAATCAGCATACTGAACATTCGGGGTAGTAAGATGGGCAACCGCCGAACTGCCAACATACGTAGCATTGGGTACTCTGATCTATTCTGCCTCTCAAAAGATGATCTAATGGAGGCAGTGACCGAATATCCAGATGCACAGAAAGTTCTGGAGGAGCGTGGGAGGGAAATCCTGAAGAAGCAAGGTCTTCTGGATGAAAGTGCAGCCGTGGGAGGGCTAGGGGAAATAGATATGGAGGAAAAGGTGGAACGTCTTGACACATCTCTGGACATCCTGCAGACACGCTTCGCCCGGCTGCTAGGGGAGTTCACAACAACACAGAGGAGGCTTAAACAAAGAATTACAGCTCTGGAGAGGCAGCTGTGTCACACAGGTCTCGGGCTGCTTTCAGACAATGAAGTGGAAGGAGAGACTGACCAagtggtcactcacacacatgcagatgtacacacacattcggAGACACACATACGGACGTCACCAAGCATAGACTCAAAGTCTGTGGCTAGTTCACGGCCTGAGCCAAAGACAGAGCCGTAA